The Echinicola rosea genome has a segment encoding these proteins:
- a CDS encoding SbcC/MukB-like Walker B domain-containing protein, with amino-acid sequence MIPVKLEIEGLYSYKEKQTIDFTQLTGAGLFGIFGAVGSGKSSILEAILLALYGTTERLASKGEKNSMVNLQSPGIAIHFEFLAGKNNARQYKASYIAKRNTKNFDDVKPATHTFYEKSSDGWIPLEAKGEALIGMKMDHFRQTVIIPQGKFREFIEQKPKDRAEMMKELFGLERFDLAGKTKQLLSIEKEKKIKLETQLEGLAAFSKEALQTTEGQLKQLTTQREKEAKQLAEKEQQLNSILAVKEKAEQLIQLKKQMAESDRQLPEFQQKSTLLQQYQKALIHVKPLLDQFQELEIDLEKYRVSVTDCERFKTRFEQEIEEKNTRYQKLYKDYSTKGEKEARIRDLLQIKELNKLSAEKSALQQELNQLEHQNSTQQEQKDKLAHQIEKVGKAIEHLDVPEMDKVSLLESSYLEIKQLDERAALLAQQSNTFSEEITATQSAIEQLLKEVGLQEADFAPAIQQATDQLHQGQKDREHLLQQQGLFTYARQLKAGDPCPLCGALDHPEPLEHQFDDQKLEKTDDSIQRHSQRLETLRAAQSSYEKLHLTLENTQKGQVEKQQEADRLKQRIQVLLTGNGDAKDSSDLEQKLQTAKAVLKQEKTLQQQLKSLLADQKEFLARSEQDLVKYQETNQHVKTLQTKIETKLAEVNFPDLLEKYRTARAQKIDEDIAKVKRYLDDLEVNLPRAQDALNEIRQQQTTNLANLKTYHERLTEVKAKLEKTDESLSLAMAEHDFTNIQTVKELLEKQLDPERLQEQIKVFDRQRDIMQDKIQALQAEEAVAGFDQEQFKTVQTAFQTAKTTLEATQKHVALLQKEIDDIHTKLEEKARLKKDFQLVENRESNLKELYGLFQGSGFVKYVSNIYLKELVQTANIRFMQLAKNSLTLSVDDSNTFWVKDHLNGGKKRLLKTLSGGQTFQASLCLALALAEKVKSLNRADQSFFFLDEGFGALDKNALRTVFETLKSLRHEKRVVGIISHVEELQQEIGVYAEVALDSEKGSQVSYSF; translated from the coding sequence ATGATTCCTGTAAAACTGGAAATTGAAGGATTATATTCCTACAAGGAAAAGCAGACCATAGACTTTACCCAACTGACCGGCGCAGGGCTTTTTGGTATTTTCGGAGCGGTAGGGAGCGGCAAATCCTCCATACTGGAAGCCATCTTGCTGGCACTTTATGGCACCACCGAAAGGCTCGCCAGCAAAGGCGAAAAAAACAGCATGGTCAACCTCCAAAGCCCCGGCATCGCCATCCACTTTGAATTCCTAGCAGGAAAAAACAATGCCCGGCAATATAAGGCTTCCTATATCGCCAAGCGAAATACCAAGAATTTTGATGATGTAAAGCCGGCTACACATACTTTTTATGAAAAGTCTAGCGATGGCTGGATTCCGCTGGAAGCCAAAGGCGAAGCGCTGATCGGCATGAAAATGGACCACTTCCGCCAGACGGTCATCATTCCCCAAGGAAAATTCAGGGAGTTTATCGAGCAAAAACCAAAAGACCGTGCCGAGATGATGAAAGAACTTTTTGGCTTGGAGCGCTTTGACCTGGCGGGAAAAACCAAGCAGCTGCTTTCGATCGAAAAAGAAAAGAAGATCAAGCTCGAAACCCAATTGGAGGGATTGGCGGCATTTTCTAAAGAGGCTCTCCAAACCACCGAAGGGCAATTGAAGCAGCTTACGACCCAAAGGGAAAAAGAGGCCAAACAGCTCGCTGAAAAAGAACAGCAGCTCAACAGTATCCTCGCGGTAAAGGAAAAGGCAGAACAGCTCATCCAGCTCAAAAAACAGATGGCCGAATCGGACCGACAATTGCCTGAATTCCAACAAAAAAGCACTTTGCTCCAGCAATACCAAAAGGCGCTCATCCATGTAAAACCCCTCCTTGACCAATTTCAAGAACTGGAAATTGACCTGGAAAAATACCGGGTGAGCGTAACCGACTGTGAGCGCTTCAAAACGCGGTTCGAACAAGAAATCGAAGAAAAAAACACCCGCTATCAAAAGCTTTATAAGGACTATAGCACGAAAGGAGAAAAAGAGGCACGGATCAGAGACCTGCTCCAAATCAAAGAACTCAACAAACTTTCCGCTGAAAAATCTGCTTTACAGCAAGAACTCAATCAGCTTGAACACCAAAACAGTACACAGCAGGAACAAAAAGACAAGCTGGCACACCAAATAGAAAAGGTAGGAAAAGCGATTGAGCACTTGGATGTTCCCGAAATGGACAAGGTAAGCCTACTGGAATCTTCCTATCTGGAGATCAAGCAACTGGATGAAAGGGCTGCCCTGCTTGCCCAACAATCAAACACATTTTCGGAAGAGATAACGGCTACCCAATCCGCTATAGAACAATTGCTAAAAGAAGTCGGGTTACAGGAAGCTGATTTTGCTCCAGCAATCCAACAAGCGACCGACCAACTCCATCAAGGACAAAAAGACCGCGAGCACCTCCTGCAGCAACAGGGCTTGTTCACCTATGCCCGCCAGTTGAAAGCAGGAGATCCCTGTCCGCTATGTGGTGCCCTGGATCATCCCGAGCCGCTAGAACATCAGTTCGATGACCAAAAACTGGAAAAAACCGATGATTCCATCCAGCGACACAGTCAACGATTGGAAACGTTGCGGGCGGCACAATCCAGCTATGAAAAGCTACATCTGACCTTGGAAAACACCCAAAAAGGCCAAGTCGAAAAACAACAGGAGGCGGATCGCCTAAAGCAACGTATCCAAGTGCTGCTTACAGGAAATGGTGATGCAAAAGATTCGTCGGACCTTGAGCAGAAATTACAAACTGCCAAAGCAGTCCTCAAACAAGAAAAAACACTTCAACAGCAGCTTAAATCCCTCCTAGCTGATCAAAAGGAATTTTTGGCTAGATCAGAGCAAGATCTGGTCAAATACCAAGAAACCAACCAACACGTCAAAACCCTACAGACCAAAATCGAAACCAAACTCGCTGAAGTAAATTTTCCCGATCTTCTGGAAAAATACAGGACAGCACGTGCCCAGAAAATTGATGAGGATATTGCCAAGGTAAAGCGCTATTTGGATGACTTGGAAGTAAACTTGCCAAGGGCGCAGGATGCCTTGAATGAAATACGCCAACAACAAACCACCAACTTGGCAAACCTGAAAACATACCATGAGCGGCTGACCGAGGTGAAAGCCAAGCTGGAAAAAACCGATGAGTCGCTTTCCCTAGCTATGGCGGAGCATGATTTCACCAATATCCAAACCGTCAAAGAGCTCTTGGAAAAACAACTTGATCCCGAAAGGCTGCAAGAACAAATCAAGGTTTTTGACAGGCAACGAGACATCATGCAGGACAAAATACAAGCCCTGCAAGCTGAAGAAGCGGTCGCCGGATTTGACCAAGAACAGTTTAAAACCGTCCAAACCGCCTTCCAAACGGCCAAAACCACCTTGGAGGCCACTCAAAAACATGTGGCGCTGCTTCAGAAGGAAATCGACGACATTCATACCAAACTGGAGGAAAAAGCCCGACTGAAGAAGGATTTCCAATTGGTAGAAAACAGAGAAAGTAACCTAAAAGAACTTTATGGACTATTTCAGGGCAGCGGGTTTGTCAAGTATGTATCCAATATCTACCTAAAGGAGCTCGTACAAACAGCCAATATCAGGTTTATGCAATTGGCCAAAAACAGCCTTACTTTATCAGTAGATGACAGCAACACCTTCTGGGTCAAAGACCACCTCAATGGGGGCAAAAAAAGGCTGCTCAAGACCCTTTCAGGTGGCCAGACTTTTCAGGCATCCCTCTGTCTGGCATTGGCCTTGGCAGAAAAAGTAAAATCACTGAACCGCGCAGACCAGAGCTTTTTCTTTCTGGACGAAGGATTTGGAGCACTGGACAAAAATGCACTTAGAACAGTATTCGAAACCCTAAAATCCCTCAGGCATGAAAAAAGGGTCGTCGGAATAATTTCCCATGTCGAAGAACTACAGCAGGAAATCGGAGTTTATGCAGAAGTAGCACTCGATTCAGAAAAAGGAAGCCAGGTAAGCTATTCGTTTTGA
- a CDS encoding metallophosphoesterase family protein, whose translation MLKLLHSADWHLGKRLQEYSRLPEQQLVLEEMIAIADREAVDLVLLAGDIFDSFNPSHEAVELLYKTLRRLSKDGKRPVIAISGNHDSTQFISAPDPLARELGILFYSSYEQVVTPGKLDSGLEIKQSSPGFVELKLPHHPFPVRIILAPYANEVLLKTYLGEEDKEAALREVLDKKWNALANQYCDDAGVNLFMGHFFFMREGEKPEAEPESERPILHVGGTQALYTHMIPDSIQYAALGHLHRYHAVDKQPCPVVYSSSPLAYSFSEANQEKQVVLVEVKPNNPAQYHPIALKKGRPLYQKTFSDLADTLTWLEENPYCFVEIIYETATSIDAETRKTIMKAHDGIVNLIPRLTGQQDRDGTGLQAADLGKDMGTLFARFYQSAKGVAPNKEISALFNEIISQNE comes from the coding sequence ATGTTAAAGCTCTTACATTCAGCTGATTGGCATTTAGGAAAACGCCTTCAAGAATATTCCAGACTGCCGGAGCAACAGCTGGTACTGGAGGAGATGATCGCCATTGCAGATCGTGAAGCGGTGGACTTGGTCTTGCTGGCCGGAGACATCTTTGACAGTTTCAATCCCAGCCATGAGGCGGTAGAGCTGCTTTACAAAACCCTTCGCAGACTCTCCAAGGACGGTAAAAGGCCGGTGATCGCTATCTCTGGCAACCACGACAGCACCCAGTTCATCAGTGCCCCTGATCCGCTGGCCAGGGAATTGGGCATTCTTTTTTACAGCAGCTATGAGCAAGTGGTCACGCCTGGGAAGTTGGACAGCGGCCTGGAAATCAAGCAGTCTTCCCCAGGATTTGTGGAGCTTAAATTGCCACACCACCCTTTTCCAGTGCGCATTATCCTGGCGCCCTATGCCAACGAAGTGCTCTTGAAAACATACTTGGGAGAAGAAGACAAAGAGGCTGCTTTACGGGAAGTGCTGGACAAAAAGTGGAATGCTCTCGCAAACCAGTACTGTGATGATGCCGGGGTCAATCTTTTTATGGGCCACTTCTTCTTTATGAGGGAAGGTGAAAAACCCGAAGCCGAACCCGAAAGTGAACGACCTATCTTACACGTGGGAGGGACCCAAGCCCTTTACACCCACATGATCCCCGACAGTATCCAGTATGCGGCGCTAGGCCACCTTCACCGCTATCATGCCGTGGACAAGCAGCCCTGTCCTGTGGTGTACAGTAGTTCTCCCTTAGCCTATAGCTTTAGCGAAGCCAATCAGGAAAAACAGGTGGTTTTGGTAGAAGTCAAACCCAATAACCCCGCCCAATACCATCCTATTGCCCTCAAGAAAGGACGACCACTTTATCAGAAGACGTTTTCCGATTTGGCCGATACACTCACTTGGCTGGAAGAAAACCCTTACTGCTTCGTAGAAATCATCTATGAAACCGCCACCTCGATCGATGCGGAAACCCGAAAGACCATCATGAAAGCCCACGATGGCATTGTCAATCTGATCCCCCGACTTACCGGCCAACAGGACAGGGATGGGACAGGTCTGCAGGCAGCGGACTTGGGCAAAGACATGGGGACGCTCTTCGCCCGCTTTTACCAAAGCGCCAAAGGTGTAGCCCCAAACAAAGAGATCAGTGCACTTTTTAACGAAATCATCAGTCAAAACGAATAG
- a CDS encoding septal ring lytic transglycosylase RlpA family protein produces MRKILFLSLLLSVLGIGRLLAQPTDLGVDSTLVIEEGIASYYGRFFHNRKTANGEIFDMEGMTAAHKNLPFGTMVRVTNLRNGKEIIVKVNDRLPQNSKRTIDLAKGAARKLGMIQMGLAPVAISVLKPQGIARLMDYYEDDVPTGLRLRMYLKPIAVEKDTTVIFAWPFDPLAF; encoded by the coding sequence ATGAGGAAAATATTGTTTTTGTCCCTGTTATTGAGTGTGTTAGGGATAGGGAGATTGTTGGCGCAGCCGACCGATTTGGGAGTGGATTCTACATTGGTGATAGAAGAGGGGATAGCAAGTTACTATGGTCGCTTTTTCCATAACAGGAAGACAGCCAATGGTGAGATCTTTGACATGGAAGGAATGACTGCGGCGCATAAAAACCTGCCCTTTGGCACGATGGTACGGGTGACAAATCTCCGAAACGGTAAGGAAATCATCGTGAAGGTAAATGACCGCCTGCCCCAAAACTCCAAGCGCACCATCGACTTGGCAAAGGGTGCCGCAAGAAAGCTCGGCATGATCCAGATGGGGCTGGCACCCGTGGCCATCAGTGTATTAAAACCGCAGGGGATAGCCCGGCTGATGGATTATTATGAAGATGATGTCCCCACCGGCCTAAGGCTGAGAATGTACCTCAAGCCCATCGCGGTCGAAAAAGATACTACCGTGATTTTTGCTTGGCCTTTTGACCCCCTGGCCTTTTGA
- a CDS encoding bestrophin family protein has product MIITHDIRLSRIVRGTWKNTILVALTCSMAYFFYRYFIQYHFEMPSIIPSILGTALAFFIGFNNNQSYDRWWEARKIWGAMVNSSRTWARHALLFPIPTDQIKGQHLQLMKEYAIKRHIAFLYALKEKLRGTNDHEYKKYLIQSDLDIIKNESNIHNAILSLQTMELKTWRKEKLIDGFEFLELNREITRFCDEMGKSERIKNTVFPTSYNYYTKAFIWLFNIAFTLAVAPTVGWRAILFGTIIGYVFHTIHFIGQAILNPFEPIPTGIPLDQITRTIEINLLEMIHEEHIPDPVSPINDEYVM; this is encoded by the coding sequence ATGATCATTACACATGACATCAGGTTGAGCCGCATAGTCAGGGGGACCTGGAAAAACACGATTTTGGTCGCCTTGACCTGCTCGATGGCTTATTTCTTCTACCGGTATTTTATCCAGTACCACTTCGAAATGCCCTCCATCATCCCCTCTATCCTGGGCACGGCCCTGGCCTTTTTTATAGGTTTTAACAATAACCAGTCCTATGACCGCTGGTGGGAAGCACGAAAAATATGGGGTGCCATGGTCAATAGCTCTCGCACGTGGGCAAGACATGCCCTCCTGTTCCCCATCCCCACAGACCAAATCAAAGGGCAGCACTTACAGCTGATGAAAGAATATGCCATCAAACGTCATATTGCCTTCCTGTATGCTCTAAAGGAAAAGCTGCGTGGAACAAACGACCATGAGTACAAAAAATACCTCATACAAAGCGATCTCGATATCATCAAAAACGAAAGTAATATACACAATGCCATCCTAAGTCTTCAGACTATGGAACTCAAAACCTGGCGAAAAGAAAAACTTATAGATGGTTTCGAATTTTTGGAGCTCAACAGGGAAATCACCCGGTTCTGCGACGAGATGGGCAAATCAGAACGGATCAAAAACACCGTCTTCCCCACTTCCTATAATTACTATACCAAGGCCTTTATTTGGCTTTTTAACATTGCCTTTACACTGGCAGTAGCGCCCACGGTAGGCTGGCGCGCCATTCTTTTTGGCACCATCATTGGCTATGTCTTCCATACCATTCACTTTATCGGCCAAGCCATTTTAAATCCATTTGAGCCCATCCCCACCGGAATCCCCCTGGACCAGATCACCCGTACCATCGAAATCAATCTACTGGAAATGATCCATGAAGAACACATCCCCGATCCCGTCAGCCCCATCAATGACGAATATGTGATGTAA
- a CDS encoding LytTR family DNA-binding domain-containing protein: MEQLFLRNETSAANIPLERILSLEVKDYYLVCHTVCGKDFCCSKPLNEIEGELPPYFIRINRNTIVNLQKVRLVDFKERTIFMNEKLAYQLAVRRMKAIRKAINEYEAFRRDIGE, encoded by the coding sequence TTGGAACAACTTTTTTTGAGAAACGAAACAAGTGCTGCCAACATCCCATTGGAACGGATACTTTCTCTGGAGGTGAAAGATTACTATTTGGTCTGTCATACCGTCTGTGGCAAGGACTTTTGCTGTAGTAAGCCGTTAAATGAAATAGAGGGAGAATTGCCGCCGTACTTTATACGGATCAATAGAAACACCATCGTGAATTTACAAAAGGTAAGGTTGGTGGATTTTAAGGAGAGAACCATTTTTATGAATGAAAAATTGGCCTATCAGTTAGCTGTTAGGAGAATGAAAGCAATACGTAAAGCAATCAATGAATATGAAGCATTTAGAAGGGATATTGGCGAGTAA
- a CDS encoding sulfotransferase codes for MKHLEGILASKHFLPEDSLVIFGEARSGSTWLMELLGHIPGSIINWEPLHEERGVVPVALNWGDRPYIPIEDKHAEYVDCIRDILSLRKYSDWTIGKNSIEDLVSGKLVLTKFVRANLLLPWMCQHVKFKHKPVLLVRHPLDTSLSQLMAFGSGVNDYGEIPPCINNARFTQHREMMQQAQNDLEYKIVLWCINNMPVLENPGLRDMVDVVYYEDLIIDPRKQLRSLLGRIIPYKHISKVMSRIPLRAPSETNLRGRLENSPIKQLYKNIDGIDYSQKERIQNIFDHFGLKLYNAFDPFRFCNKPW; via the coding sequence ATGAAGCATTTAGAAGGGATATTGGCGAGTAAGCATTTTCTACCAGAGGATAGCCTGGTAATTTTCGGCGAAGCCAGAAGTGGGAGTACCTGGCTAATGGAACTCCTCGGTCATATCCCCGGTTCCATTATCAATTGGGAACCGCTACATGAGGAAAGGGGAGTAGTTCCTGTCGCTTTGAATTGGGGAGACCGGCCTTATATTCCAATTGAAGATAAGCATGCAGAATATGTGGACTGTATCAGGGATATATTGTCCCTCAGAAAGTATTCCGATTGGACGATTGGCAAGAATTCCATAGAAGACTTAGTAAGTGGAAAATTGGTTCTGACCAAATTTGTCAGGGCCAACTTGCTGCTCCCTTGGATGTGCCAACACGTCAAGTTCAAGCATAAACCTGTGCTACTGGTGAGGCATCCTTTAGATACCAGTCTTTCGCAGCTTATGGCGTTTGGAAGCGGAGTCAATGATTATGGTGAAATTCCGCCGTGTATTAACAATGCCCGTTTCACACAACATAGGGAGATGATGCAACAAGCTCAAAATGATTTGGAGTATAAGATCGTCCTTTGGTGCATCAATAATATGCCGGTTTTGGAAAATCCAGGATTACGGGATATGGTAGATGTGGTCTATTATGAAGATTTGATCATCGATCCCCGGAAACAACTCCGTTCGCTTTTAGGACGGATCATTCCCTATAAACATATTTCGAAAGTAATGTCACGCATTCCATTAAGGGCTCCCAGCGAGACGAATTTGCGGGGACGACTGGAAAACAGTCCTATAAAACAACTTTACAAAAATATTGATGGCATTGATTATAGCCAAAAGGAGCGGATTCAAAATATTTTTGACCACTTTGGATTGAAGCTGTACAATGCCTTTGATCCTTTTAGGTTCTGTAACAAACCTTGGTGA
- a CDS encoding BF3164 family lipoprotein: protein MRKLSLLMCLLLLFSCTQEKEEVFPNYEVKVFMRDDILNTKFLKGEKLDFGEFLEPRYIMVNEDYILVCENGLNDIFYVYDKEALTYVKSMGKDGFGPGEISRSNFLHKGLSKGDFWVYDNEGRTFNKFNLYNDTSKLAVNQIKQTDALASATNFVPITDSTFMAMAMDSEYKFLEYNWNGDLINTYGKWEHMSEESFSSFILFVVNQGKLIGSADRIFFGICGVQRDYIDILNRETGKVLSIRGPENIDPEFEIDNSRGFDYPLMKSDETHYRGLFFGKSSIFALYCGFTDKESIEKQESRIFEFDYNGNVRNEYILDYSILSFTVDEEEKMFYCVSFHEEDPNVVLFSYDE from the coding sequence ATGAGAAAATTAAGTTTATTGATGTGTCTTTTGCTTCTTTTTTCTTGCACGCAAGAGAAAGAAGAAGTATTCCCTAACTATGAAGTCAAGGTTTTTATGAGGGATGATATTCTAAATACAAAGTTCCTGAAAGGAGAAAAACTTGATTTTGGGGAATTCTTGGAGCCTCGGTACATTATGGTAAATGAGGACTATATCTTAGTTTGCGAAAACGGCTTGAACGATATTTTCTATGTATATGACAAAGAAGCACTAACCTATGTGAAGAGCATGGGGAAAGATGGCTTTGGTCCTGGAGAGATATCCAGAAGTAATTTTTTGCACAAGGGGCTGAGCAAGGGGGATTTTTGGGTGTATGATAATGAAGGAAGAACCTTCAATAAATTTAATCTCTACAATGATACCAGTAAACTCGCCGTAAACCAGATAAAACAAACGGACGCCTTGGCATCAGCAACGAATTTCGTCCCCATCACAGACTCGACCTTTATGGCGATGGCAATGGATAGCGAATACAAATTTTTGGAATATAACTGGAATGGGGATTTAATAAACACTTATGGTAAGTGGGAGCATATGTCAGAGGAAAGTTTCTCTTCATTTATCCTGTTTGTTGTAAACCAAGGAAAGCTAATTGGATCTGCGGATAGAATTTTTTTTGGAATCTGTGGAGTTCAGAGAGACTATATAGATATCCTAAATCGTGAAACGGGTAAGGTTTTGTCCATAAGAGGGCCAGAAAATATAGACCCTGAATTCGAAATTGATAATAGTCGAGGATTTGATTATCCATTAATGAAATCAGACGAGACCCATTATAGAGGCTTGTTTTTTGGAAAGTCTTCGATTTTTGCGCTGTATTGCGGATTTACCGATAAGGAGAGCATAGAAAAGCAGGAATCTAGAATATTTGAATTTGATTATAATGGAAATGTTCGAAATGAATATATCCTGGATTATTCGATACTGTCGTTTACAGTGGATGAGGAGGAGAAGATGTTTTATTGCGTGAGCTTCCACGAAGAAGACCCTAATGTAGTACTATTTTCATATGACGAATAA
- a CDS encoding efflux RND transporter periplasmic adaptor subunit, with the protein MNANSLFLLLVLPFLFSCENSTEKQEEIPLESMRNEVSATKVTVAKAEKRSFDYLINASGKVEAGQQVMVVIERQGYLKELNVQEGQYVEAGTVIARLDNTDNVFRKEKALVQLKNAQASYNSEKLGFGSILEGEDQDHIGQLDEQLKASSGLLSAEIELKEAELELAKATIKAPISGKVADLQLKPGSLVNAGEELCEVLNTHNLLLSVKVLESDIPFISLGQTAEVYPVSAGTGTLSGKVGSINPKVDENGLVEVGIKLAGTQKLLPGMNARAVIRAPQSDNVVVPKQALVYRSGRPVVFTVNGQEAKWNYVEVGKDNGREIEVLDGVKDGETVITSNNLQLGHQAQIQITKENE; encoded by the coding sequence ATGAATGCAAACAGTTTATTTTTACTGCTGGTTTTACCGTTTCTTTTTTCCTGTGAAAACAGTACGGAGAAACAAGAGGAAATCCCCCTCGAATCCATGCGCAATGAAGTGTCCGCCACCAAGGTGACGGTGGCCAAGGCCGAGAAGCGCTCTTTTGACTACCTGATCAATGCCTCGGGGAAGGTGGAGGCAGGCCAGCAGGTAATGGTGGTCATCGAGCGGCAGGGTTACCTCAAGGAGCTGAACGTCCAGGAGGGCCAGTATGTGGAGGCCGGGACGGTCATCGCCCGTCTGGACAATACTGACAATGTTTTCAGAAAGGAAAAGGCCCTGGTGCAGCTCAAAAATGCGCAGGCATCCTACAACAGCGAAAAGCTGGGTTTCGGCTCCATCCTGGAGGGAGAGGACCAAGATCATATTGGCCAGCTTGACGAGCAGTTGAAGGCCAGTAGCGGCCTGCTGTCCGCAGAGATCGAACTGAAGGAAGCGGAGCTGGAGCTGGCCAAGGCCACCATCAAGGCTCCCATCTCCGGCAAGGTGGCCGACCTGCAGTTGAAGCCCGGCAGCCTCGTCAATGCGGGAGAGGAACTTTGCGAAGTGCTCAATACCCATAACCTGCTGCTCAGTGTAAAGGTGCTCGAATCCGACATTCCCTTTATTTCCCTCGGCCAGACGGCGGAGGTCTATCCCGTTTCTGCCGGCACGGGCACACTGTCCGGCAAGGTGGGCAGCATCAACCCCAAGGTGGACGAAAATGGCTTGGTGGAAGTGGGCATCAAGCTGGCAGGTACCCAGAAACTGCTTCCCGGCATGAACGCTCGCGCAGTGATCCGTGCCCCGCAGTCGGACAATGTGGTGGTGCCCAAGCAGGCACTGGTCTATCGCTCCGGTCGCCCGGTGGTCTTTACCGTCAACGGCCAGGAGGCCAAGTGGAACTACGTGGAGGTAGGCAAGGACAATGGCCGCGAGATAGAAGTTCTTGACGGCGTCAAGGACGGGGAAACCGTCATCACCAGCAACAACCTGCAGCTGGGGCACCAGGCACAGATCCAGATCACAAAAGAAAACGAATAG